One stretch of Pararhizobium qamdonense DNA includes these proteins:
- the truB gene encoding tRNA pseudouridine(55) synthase TruB gives MSKPRKPKGRPISGWLILDKPLDFGSTEAVSKIKWLFKAQKAGHAGTLDPLASGMLPIALGDATKTVPYVMDGRKIYEFAVAWGEERSTDDLEGEVTQSSPNRPSEEDIRALLPKYTGVISQVPPQFSAIKIDGNRAYDLAREGETVDIPAREVEIFRLSLLGCTPSLAHFEIECGKGTYVRSLARDFGRDLGCFGHIASLRRSFVAPFAEEAMVPLAELVALEKIESDEERLEALDAFLIDTGEALSNLPHIAISEDQAHRLKMGNPIILRGRDAPTAEPEAYATSRGKLIAIGEIGEGEFRPKRVFVTG, from the coding sequence ATGTCAAAACCCCGCAAGCCCAAGGGCCGCCCGATTTCCGGCTGGCTGATCCTCGACAAGCCGCTGGATTTCGGCTCGACCGAAGCCGTGTCCAAAATCAAGTGGCTGTTCAAGGCGCAGAAGGCAGGCCATGCCGGTACGCTCGATCCGCTGGCGTCGGGCATGCTGCCGATTGCGCTGGGCGATGCGACTAAGACCGTTCCCTATGTCATGGACGGCCGCAAGATCTATGAATTCGCCGTTGCCTGGGGCGAGGAACGCTCGACCGACGATCTGGAAGGCGAGGTGACGCAGTCGTCGCCCAATCGTCCCTCAGAGGAAGATATCCGCGCGCTCCTGCCGAAATATACCGGCGTGATCAGCCAGGTGCCGCCGCAGTTTTCGGCAATCAAGATCGATGGCAACCGCGCCTATGATCTGGCCCGCGAAGGCGAGACCGTCGATATTCCCGCTCGCGAAGTCGAGATATTCCGCCTGTCGCTGCTCGGCTGCACGCCGAGTTTGGCGCATTTCGAAATCGAATGCGGCAAGGGCACCTATGTGCGCTCGCTGGCCCGCGATTTCGGCCGTGATCTCGGCTGTTTCGGTCATATCGCCTCGCTGCGCCGCAGCTTCGTGGCGCCTTTTGCCGAAGAGGCCATGGTGCCGCTGGCGGAACTTGTGGCCCTGGAAAAGATCGAAAGTGACGAGGAACGCCTGGAAGCGCTCGATGCTTTCCTGATCGATACCGGCGAAGCTTTGTCGAACCTGCCGCATATCGCGATTTCCGAAGACCAGGCCCATCGGCTGAAAATGGGCAATCCGATCATCCTGCGCGGCCGCGATGCACCAACCGCAGAACCGGAAGCCTATGCGACCTCGCGCGGCAAGCTGATTGCCATCGGCGAGATCGGCGAAGGCGAATTCCGGCCCAAGCGCGTCTTCGTCACGGGTTGA
- the fdhA gene encoding formaldehyde dehydrogenase, glutathione-independent: MSRNRGVVYLKPGKVEVRDIDDPKLEAPDGRRIEHGVILKVISTNICGSDQHMVRGRTTALPGLVLGHEITGEVIEKGIDVEMLEIGDIVSVPFNVACGRCRCCKSQDTGVCLTVNPARAGGAYGYVDMGGWIGGQAKYVTVPYADFNLLKFPDRDKAMAKIRDLTMLSDILPTGFHGAVKAGVGVGSVVYVAGAGPVGLAAAASARILGAAVVMIGDFNKERLAHAKKVGFEPIDLSASDRLGDMIAEVTGSDEVDSAIDAVGFEARGHSGGEQPAVVLNQMMEITRAAGSVGIPGLYVTEDPGAVDSAAKKGSLSMRFGLGWAKALSFHTGQTPVLKYNRQLMQAILHDRLNIAEIVNAKIISLEDAAQGYESFDQGVAQKFVLDPHGDLAKVA, translated from the coding sequence ATGAGCAGGAACAGAGGCGTCGTCTATCTGAAGCCGGGCAAGGTCGAGGTGCGGGATATCGACGATCCGAAGCTGGAAGCCCCGGACGGGCGCCGCATCGAGCATGGCGTTATTCTCAAAGTCATCTCGACGAATATCTGCGGCTCCGACCAGCACATGGTGCGCGGCCGCACCACCGCTCTGCCTGGCCTCGTGCTCGGCCATGAAATCACCGGTGAGGTCATCGAGAAGGGCATCGATGTCGAGATGCTTGAGATCGGCGATATCGTTTCCGTGCCATTCAACGTTGCCTGCGGCCGTTGCCGCTGCTGCAAATCGCAGGACACGGGCGTCTGCCTCACCGTCAACCCGGCCCGCGCCGGTGGCGCCTATGGCTATGTGGACATGGGCGGCTGGATTGGCGGACAGGCCAAATATGTCACGGTGCCCTATGCCGATTTCAACCTCCTGAAATTCCCGGACCGCGACAAGGCCATGGCGAAAATCCGGGACCTGACGATGCTGTCGGACATTCTGCCGACCGGTTTTCATGGCGCAGTCAAGGCCGGCGTCGGTGTCGGCTCTGTCGTGTATGTTGCGGGAGCAGGTCCTGTCGGGCTGGCTGCCGCCGCCTCGGCACGCATTCTCGGCGCTGCCGTGGTGATGATCGGCGACTTCAACAAGGAGCGTCTCGCGCATGCTAAGAAGGTTGGATTCGAGCCGATCGACCTTTCGGCCAGCGACCGGCTGGGCGACATGATCGCTGAAGTGACCGGCAGCGACGAAGTGGACAGCGCGATCGACGCCGTCGGCTTCGAAGCGCGCGGCCATTCAGGCGGCGAACAGCCGGCGGTGGTTCTCAACCAGATGATGGAAATCACCCGGGCAGCCGGCTCCGTCGGTATCCCAGGTCTTTATGTCACCGAAGACCCCGGCGCCGTCGATAGTGCTGCGAAAAAAGGTAGCCTTTCCATGCGCTTCGGGCTTGGCTGGGCAAAGGCACTGTCCTTCCATACCGGCCAGACGCCTGTTTTGAAATATAACCGCCAGCTCATGCAGGCGATCCTGCATGACCGGTTGAACATCGCCGAAATCGTCAATGCGAAGATCATCTCCCTGGAAGATGCTGCGCAAGGCTATGAAAGCTTCGATCAGGGCGTCGCGCAAAAATTCGTCCTCGACCCGCACGGCGATCTCGCCAAGGTCGCTTGA
- a CDS encoding CcdB family protein: protein MARFKVYRLKSEPILAIDLQTNMLDDLPSRVMVPLYRVGDMSWSISRLNPRFLINGELYVMATQRMAALPVAEIGEPVANLTTHADTITAATNFLFQGF from the coding sequence ATGGCCAGATTCAAAGTCTACCGGCTGAAGTCAGAGCCCATCCTGGCAATTGATCTTCAAACCAATATGCTGGACGACCTCCCCTCCAGAGTGATGGTTCCTCTTTATCGGGTGGGGGACATGTCCTGGTCGATTTCGCGGCTCAATCCCCGGTTTCTCATCAATGGGGAACTCTACGTCATGGCAACGCAGCGTATGGCGGCTCTTCCTGTTGCTGAGATAGGCGAGCCTGTTGCCAATCTGACCACCCACGCGGACACCATAACCGCCGCCACGAATTTTCTGTTTCAGGGCTTCTGA
- a CDS encoding type II toxin-antitoxin system CcdA family antitoxin: MSQLARKSANLSLDSNLVSQARDLKINISRAAEDGIKSAVKAEQERLWRLENAEAIRLENEYVEKHGLPLAKYRQF; encoded by the coding sequence ATGTCTCAACTCGCCCGAAAATCCGCCAATCTTTCTCTTGATAGCAATCTCGTCTCGCAGGCGCGTGACTTGAAGATCAATATCTCGCGCGCGGCCGAGGATGGCATCAAGAGTGCCGTCAAGGCCGAGCAGGAGCGTTTGTGGCGGCTGGAAAATGCCGAGGCGATCAGGCTCGAGAATGAATATGTCGAGAAACACGGCTTGCCGCTGGCGAAGTATCGCCAGTTCTGA
- a CDS encoding sensor histidine kinase, with protein sequence MSDAQEKKSGPGGSWRTRLRSRLRRPLSFYLTMLLLIAIVPSFVFSLIILKRSTDEQERVVTALLKASTGSVTRLVEREVDGMLTTLKVLVAAGADDGNNPERFYGRARSSLADTESNLLVIDRGHNQLFNTRVPYGSPLGKASDPISIDQAFRNGGPFISNVFFGKTAQKWVFNVYLPITTPLGNSDYLLALTRNAESMAKTVNRDVLSPGWNAALLDGAGHVIASSDPDLAVGKPFFMEIVPALRVGVGDAVHDGVEYRTVTEFSVLTGWKIVAWAKSADVDAPALWSYLWLSLGGLLFGGIAVAGSTAIASLLTQGVKVLARDAHLLGAGRPIAPRKHMIVEIETVSAALADAAQARRKAENEIRFLMREVAHRSKNQLTVIQSMLNQSLNAAESRVDFAETFRKRIAGLARSTDLMIANAAQGVDFQELAQNQLQPFTPDDPQRVHLSGPPVRLDAQVSQTLGMALHELATNATKYGALANSSGVIDLQWSVLEGTFLFVWREKGADIAPAEGTSPRKGFGTMVLERMLGMALDAKLERIMHEDGIEWRVRIPEEKLSANLAAQP encoded by the coding sequence TTGAGCGACGCACAGGAGAAAAAGAGCGGGCCGGGAGGTTCCTGGCGAACGCGCCTGCGCTCGCGGCTGCGGCGGCCGCTGTCGTTTTATCTGACAATGCTGCTGCTTATCGCCATCGTCCCATCCTTCGTATTCTCCCTGATCATCCTGAAGCGCAGCACCGACGAGCAGGAGCGCGTCGTGACGGCGCTGCTCAAGGCTTCGACAGGATCGGTGACGCGGCTGGTGGAGCGCGAGGTCGATGGCATGCTGACCACCCTCAAGGTGCTTGTCGCTGCCGGTGCGGACGATGGTAATAATCCTGAGCGATTCTACGGCCGCGCCCGCTCTTCGCTTGCCGATACCGAATCCAATCTCCTGGTGATCGATCGCGGCCATAATCAGCTTTTCAATACGCGCGTTCCCTATGGCAGTCCGCTGGGCAAGGCATCCGACCCAATTTCAATCGATCAGGCATTCCGCAATGGCGGCCCGTTCATTTCGAACGTCTTCTTCGGCAAGACGGCGCAGAAATGGGTGTTCAATGTCTATCTGCCGATCACCACGCCGCTCGGAAACAGCGATTACCTTCTGGCGCTGACGCGCAACGCTGAAAGCATGGCAAAAACGGTCAACCGCGATGTCTTGTCACCCGGCTGGAATGCGGCGCTGCTGGATGGAGCCGGTCATGTCATCGCCTCGTCCGATCCGGATCTTGCGGTCGGAAAACCGTTTTTCATGGAGATCGTGCCGGCCTTGCGCGTCGGCGTCGGCGATGCGGTTCACGATGGCGTAGAATACCGTACGGTCACGGAATTTTCCGTGCTGACCGGCTGGAAGATCGTCGCCTGGGCCAAAAGTGCCGATGTCGATGCGCCAGCACTCTGGTCCTATCTCTGGCTGTCGCTGGGTGGACTTCTCTTCGGTGGCATAGCCGTTGCCGGATCCACCGCCATTGCCAGCCTTCTGACGCAGGGCGTCAAGGTTCTCGCCCGTGACGCACATCTTCTGGGTGCCGGCCGGCCGATCGCACCGCGCAAGCATATGATCGTCGAGATCGAAACGGTTTCGGCAGCTTTGGCCGATGCCGCGCAGGCGCGCCGCAAGGCGGAAAACGAAATCCGCTTCCTGATGCGCGAGGTGGCGCATCGCTCGAAAAACCAGCTGACGGTCATCCAGTCTATGCTCAACCAGTCGCTGAACGCCGCCGAAAGCCGGGTGGATTTCGCCGAAACCTTCCGCAAGCGCATCGCCGGGCTTGCCCGCTCGACCGACCTGATGATCGCCAATGCGGCGCAAGGGGTGGATTTCCAGGAACTCGCGCAAAACCAGCTGCAGCCGTTCACCCCCGATGATCCGCAACGGGTTCATCTCTCCGGGCCGCCGGTACGGCTGGATGCGCAGGTGTCGCAGACGCTTGGCATGGCCCTGCACGAACTGGCCACCAATGCGACGAAATATGGGGCCTTGGCCAACAGCAGCGGCGTGATCGACCTGCAATGGTCGGTGCTGGAAGGCACGTTCCTGTTCGTCTGGAGAGAAAAAGGCGCCGATATTGCTCCAGCTGAAGGCACCAGCCCGCGCAAGGGTTTTGGCACCATGGTTCTGGAGCGCATGCTCGGCATGGCGCTGGATGCCAAGCTGGAACGGATCATGCATGAAGACGGGATCGAATGGCGCGTCCGGATCCCTGAGGAAAAGCTGAGCGCCAATCTTGCGGCTCAACCTTGA
- the rpsO gene encoding 30S ribosomal protein S15 yields MSITAERKAALIKEYATVEGDTGSPEVQVAILTERINNLTEHFKGHKKDNHSRRGLLAMVSTRRSLLDYVKGKEEARYTKLITALGIRR; encoded by the coding sequence ATGTCGATCACTGCAGAGCGCAAGGCTGCGCTTATCAAGGAATACGCAACCGTCGAAGGCGACACCGGTTCCCCGGAAGTCCAGGTTGCGATCCTCACCGAGCGGATCAACAACCTGACCGAACACTTCAAGGGTCACAAGAAGGACAACCACTCGCGTCGTGGCCTTCTGGCAATGGTTTCTACCCGCCGTTCGCTTCTTGACTATGTCAAGGGCAAGGAAGAGGCACGGTACACCAAGCTGATTACTGCTCTCGGCATTCGCCGCTAA
- a CDS encoding SH3 domain-containing protein, giving the protein MAAFLVATLFAGTASAAECLVADPTGTPLNVRSKPQGGVVSALSNGVAVEIVDQRTLGGKRWAKVAADGAVLGWVFSAYLDCQTIDDRRKSAPMRPRTPPQ; this is encoded by the coding sequence ATGGCTGCATTTCTTGTCGCAACCCTTTTCGCCGGCACAGCGTCAGCCGCAGAGTGCCTGGTCGCCGATCCCACTGGAACGCCGCTCAATGTGCGCTCAAAGCCTCAAGGCGGCGTCGTGTCTGCTCTTAGCAATGGCGTGGCCGTCGAGATCGTCGATCAGCGCACGCTGGGTGGCAAGCGATGGGCAAAGGTCGCCGCCGATGGCGCGGTGCTCGGCTGGGTTTTCTCCGCCTATCTTGATTGCCAGACGATCGATGACCGCAGGAAATCCGCCCCGATGCGGCCACGCACGCCACCGCAATGA
- the rbfA gene encoding 30S ribosome-binding factor RbfA yields MSKVTSSAPSQRMLRVGEQVRAGLTQVLQRGEVRDPLLETTVISISEVRMSTDLRVATAFVTPLGVADHGSVIEALNRHAKYIRGRLTPHIRQLKYMPEVRFKDDTSFDNYKKIDALLRSPEVLRDLKDDDGQNDKNEE; encoded by the coding sequence ATGAGTAAAGTGACTTCCTCTGCCCCCTCGCAGCGCATGCTGAGGGTCGGCGAACAGGTACGTGCAGGCCTGACCCAGGTGCTGCAGCGCGGCGAAGTGCGCGATCCGCTGCTGGAAACGACGGTGATCTCGATCTCCGAAGTCCGCATGTCGACGGACCTGCGCGTCGCCACGGCTTTCGTGACCCCGCTCGGCGTTGCCGATCATGGCAGCGTCATCGAGGCTTTGAACCGCCATGCCAAATATATCCGGGGCCGCCTGACCCCGCATATCCGCCAGCTGAAATACATGCCGGAAGTCCGCTTCAAGGACGATACCAGCTTCGACAACTACAAGAAGATCGACGCGCTTCTGCGGTCTCCGGAAGTTCTGCGCGACCTGAAGGATGACGACGGTCAAAACGATAAAAACGAGGAGTGA
- a CDS encoding pentapeptide repeat-containing protein — protein MLPAAGLALCLATIPPALAASCGSTPEPGLDWSECTKKNLMLPSSELEGANLSGTDFSLTDLSGSNLASANLEKANLVRAWLAGAKAEKANFARIEAYRSSFAKITANGASFAGAELQRADFSGADLTGANFEKAEAGRVLFKGATLTGARFALANLSRANLSGVTFEGPLDFDQAFMFLTHIEGLDLSAAKGLQQGQIDLACGDKDTKLPDGLTIPTGWPCASEK, from the coding sequence ATGCTTCCGGCGGCCGGGCTGGCGCTTTGCCTTGCCACCATCCCACCGGCCCTTGCCGCCTCTTGCGGCAGCACCCCGGAACCGGGGCTGGACTGGAGCGAATGCACCAAGAAAAATCTCATGCTGCCTTCCAGCGAACTCGAAGGGGCTAACCTTTCCGGCACCGATTTCTCGCTGACCGATCTCAGCGGCTCGAATCTGGCATCCGCCAATCTCGAAAAGGCCAATCTGGTGCGCGCGTGGCTGGCCGGGGCCAAGGCTGAAAAGGCCAATTTCGCGCGGATTGAAGCCTATCGCTCAAGCTTTGCCAAGATCACCGCCAATGGCGCCTCGTTTGCCGGTGCAGAACTGCAGCGCGCCGATTTTAGCGGTGCCGATCTGACCGGGGCCAATTTCGAAAAGGCGGAAGCCGGCCGTGTCCTGTTCAAGGGCGCGACGCTCACCGGCGCGCGGTTTGCGCTCGCCAACCTGTCGCGCGCCAATCTCAGCGGTGTGACCTTCGAAGGCCCGCTGGATTTCGATCAGGCTTTCATGTTCCTCACGCATATAGAGGGTCTTGATCTCTCCGCAGCCAAAGGCCTGCAGCAGGGCCAGATCGATCTGGCCTGCGGCGACAAGGATACCAAGCTGCCGGACGGGCTGACTATTCCAACCGGCTGGCCCTGCGCCTCGGAAAAATAA
- a CDS encoding GFA family protein, giving the protein MSKLTIPQEGGCRCGQVRLKISAQPFLTMACHCTGCQKMSSSAFSLSAAIPAEGFEIIAGEPVIGGLHGGTRHYFCPHCMTWMFTRPEGMDWFVNLRSTMLDDTSGIAPFIETFTSEKLPWATTSAVHSYAAFPPMEAFEGLMRDFAGQET; this is encoded by the coding sequence ATGAGCAAACTGACGATCCCCCAGGAAGGCGGCTGCCGGTGCGGGCAGGTGCGACTGAAGATCAGCGCGCAGCCTTTTCTCACCATGGCCTGCCATTGCACCGGCTGCCAGAAAATGTCCTCCAGCGCTTTTTCGCTGAGCGCCGCTATTCCGGCCGAGGGCTTTGAAATCATCGCCGGCGAACCTGTCATCGGCGGCCTGCACGGTGGCACGCGCCATTATTTCTGCCCGCACTGCATGACCTGGATGTTCACCCGCCCCGAAGGCATGGACTGGTTCGTCAACCTGCGCTCGACCATGCTCGACGACACAAGCGGCATTGCCCCGTTCATCGAGACCTTCACCAGCGAGAAACTGCCTTGGGCGACAACATCAGCGGTGCATTCCTACGCGGCATTTCCGCCGATGGAGGCTTTTGAGGGGCTGATGCGGGACTTTGCCGGGCAGGAAACCTAG
- a CDS encoding class I SAM-dependent methyltransferase yields the protein MSRDTLKTLFHPFETGVVPAPGEGERVLFLGAEAGYRLPSEFLGSITAVQASKPLYKALEAAKASVTPQIEGDDFDAALILCGKHKGENEDRIAEALKRVKVGGLIVVAGGKDDGIQSLRKRVNQLGWGGDSLPKYHGIAFWFGRPEDASGVIAKFSKRPVRVEGRFDAAPGMFSHERIDAGSELLASRLPDDFKGHAADFGAGWGYLSVMLAEKAPNLKGIDLFEADYHSLEAARANLKANCPNVPTRFFWQDLTSEETRDKYDLIVMNPPFHETQAADPALGAAMIKAAAKALKIGGRLMLVANRGLPYETVMPETFKEWGETCRNARFKVLWGKR from the coding sequence ATGAGCCGCGACACGCTGAAGACCCTTTTCCATCCTTTCGAGACCGGCGTTGTCCCCGCACCCGGCGAAGGCGAGCGCGTGCTGTTTCTCGGCGCCGAGGCAGGCTACCGGCTGCCGTCTGAGTTTCTAGGCTCGATTACCGCGGTGCAGGCCTCAAAGCCGCTCTACAAGGCTCTGGAGGCCGCCAAGGCATCGGTCACGCCCCAGATCGAGGGCGACGACTTTGATGCGGCGCTCATTCTTTGCGGCAAGCACAAGGGCGAGAACGAGGACCGGATCGCCGAGGCGCTGAAGCGCGTCAAGGTCGGCGGCCTGATCGTCGTCGCCGGCGGCAAGGATGATGGCATCCAGTCGCTGCGCAAGCGCGTTAACCAGCTGGGCTGGGGCGGCGACAGCCTGCCGAAATATCACGGCATCGCCTTCTGGTTCGGCCGTCCGGAAGATGCAAGCGGCGTCATTGCCAAATTCTCCAAAAGACCGGTTCGGGTCGAAGGCCGTTTTGATGCCGCACCCGGCATGTTCTCGCATGAGCGCATCGATGCCGGCTCCGAACTGCTGGCCTCGCGCCTTCCCGACGACTTCAAAGGCCATGCCGCCGATTTCGGCGCCGGCTGGGGTTATCTGTCGGTGATGCTGGCCGAAAAGGCACCGAACCTGAAGGGGATCGATCTTTTCGAGGCCGATTATCATTCGCTGGAAGCTGCGCGTGCAAACCTGAAGGCCAATTGCCCCAACGTTCCCACCCGGTTCTTCTGGCAGGACCTGACGTCTGAAGAAACCCGCGACAAATACGACCTGATCGTCATGAACCCGCCATTCCACGAAACCCAGGCTGCCGATCCGGCGCTGGGCGCTGCAATGATCAAGGCTGCCGCCAAGGCGCTGAAGATCGGCGGACGGCTGATGCTGGTTGCCAATCGCGGCCTGCCCTATGAAACGGTGATGCCCGAGACGTTCAAGGAATGGGGCGAAACCTGCCGCAACGCACGCTTCAAGGTGCTCTGGGGCAAGCGTTAA
- a CDS encoding type 1 glutamine amidotransferase produces MRVLVVENMNHSSLGQVGVALEEAGAEIDLRRPYAGEALPTGSHGHDALVVFGGEQSAVDDDIHPYLPDLARLMKTFTDDGKSVLGICLGSQLLARAHGGDNLLGRTREFGWHGVELTADGKEDPVLRAAGDAFTSFEWHSDSFTLPDSAVHLASNPAVANQAFRVGRAAYGMQFHFEAGTAVVESWNRTFETVINRIDPDWLPNYSKHAAVHGEQADAAGLALARAWVATILPVKTATDHEAREIAGVNA; encoded by the coding sequence ATGCGGGTTCTGGTGGTGGAAAACATGAACCATTCCAGCCTTGGGCAGGTGGGCGTGGCGCTTGAAGAGGCAGGAGCCGAAATCGACCTTCGCCGGCCATACGCAGGCGAGGCGCTGCCGACCGGCAGCCATGGTCATGACGCACTGGTGGTGTTTGGCGGCGAACAGAGCGCCGTCGACGATGACATCCATCCCTATCTTCCGGACCTCGCCCGATTGATGAAGACCTTCACGGACGACGGCAAGTCGGTGCTCGGCATCTGCCTTGGCAGCCAGCTTCTCGCCCGCGCCCATGGTGGGGACAATCTGCTTGGCCGGACCCGTGAATTCGGCTGGCATGGCGTCGAACTGACTGCCGACGGGAAAGAGGACCCGGTGCTGAGAGCCGCAGGCGACGCCTTTACCAGCTTCGAATGGCATTCCGACAGCTTCACCCTGCCCGACAGCGCCGTTCACCTGGCCAGCAACCCGGCCGTTGCCAATCAAGCCTTCCGCGTCGGCCGCGCTGCCTATGGCATGCAGTTTCATTTCGAGGCGGGGACAGCGGTTGTCGAAAGCTGGAACCGGACCTTTGAGACGGTGATCAACCGCATCGATCCGGATTGGCTGCCAAATTATAGCAAGCATGCAGCAGTGCATGGCGAACAGGCAGACGCGGCCGGATTGGCTCTTGCCCGCGCTTGGGTGGCGACAATACTTCCCGTGAAAACGGCCACAGATCATGAGGCCAGGGAAATAGCCGGCGTGAACGCTTGA
- the pnp gene encoding polyribonucleotide nucleotidyltransferase, with product MFDTHTVEIEWAGRPLKLETGKIARQADGAVLATYGETIVLATVVSAKSPKPGQDFFPLTVNYQEKTYAAGKIPGGYFKREGRPSEKETLVSRLIDRPIRPLFPEGYKNDTQVVVTVVQHDLENDPDILSMVAASAALTISGVPFMGPVGGARVGYINGQYVLNPHLDEMPESILDLVVAGTQDAVLMVESEAKELNEDVMLGAVMFGHKGFQPVIDAIIKLAEVAAKEPRDFTPEDHSELEAEMLSIAEAELRVAYKNTQKAERYAAVDAVKAKVKAHFFPEGAEPKYTNEVIGAVFKHLQAKIVRWNILDTKSRIDGRDLDTVRAIVSEVGILPRTHGSALFTRGETQAIVVATLGTGEDEQYVDSLTGMYKEKFLLHYNFPPYSVGETGRMGSPGRREIGHGKLAWRAIRPMLPAADQFPYTLRVVSEITESNGSSSMATVCGTSLALMDAGVPLAKPVAGIAMGLILEGERFAVLSDILGDEDHLGDMDFKVAGTADGITSLQMDIKIAGITEEIMKVALEQAQGGRKHILGEMANAITEGRSQLGEFAPRIEVMNIPVDKIREVIGSGGKVIREIVEKTGAKINIDDDGTIKIASSSAKEIEAARKWIHSIVAEPEVGQIYEGTVVKTADFGAFVNFFGPRDGLVHISQLASDRVAKTSDVVKEGDKVWVKLMGFDERGKVRLSMKVVDQATGKEVAKGEGEAAE from the coding sequence ATGTTCGATACCCATACAGTCGAAATTGAATGGGCAGGCCGCCCGCTCAAGCTCGAAACCGGCAAGATCGCCCGTCAGGCTGACGGCGCAGTTCTCGCCACCTACGGCGAGACCATCGTTCTCGCCACCGTCGTTTCGGCCAAGTCGCCGAAGCCGGGCCAGGATTTCTTCCCGCTGACCGTCAACTACCAGGAAAAGACCTACGCAGCCGGCAAGATCCCCGGCGGCTATTTCAAGCGCGAAGGCCGTCCGTCGGAAAAGGAAACGCTGGTTTCCCGCTTGATCGACCGTCCTATCCGCCCGCTGTTCCCGGAAGGCTACAAGAACGACACCCAGGTTGTCGTGACCGTCGTACAGCATGACCTCGAAAATGATCCGGACATCCTGTCGATGGTTGCAGCATCCGCTGCCCTGACGATCTCCGGCGTTCCCTTCATGGGCCCGGTCGGCGGCGCACGCGTTGGCTATATCAACGGCCAGTACGTCTTGAACCCGCATCTCGACGAAATGCCTGAATCGATCCTCGACCTCGTCGTCGCCGGCACCCAGGACGCCGTCCTGATGGTGGAATCGGAAGCCAAGGAACTGAACGAAGACGTCATGCTCGGCGCCGTCATGTTCGGCCACAAGGGTTTCCAGCCGGTCATCGACGCGATCATCAAGCTCGCTGAAGTTGCTGCCAAGGAACCGCGCGATTTCACCCCGGAAGATCATTCCGAACTCGAAGCCGAAATGCTTTCGATCGCTGAAGCCGAACTGCGTGTTGCCTATAAGAACACCCAGAAGGCCGAACGTTACGCTGCCGTTGATGCCGTCAAGGCAAAGGTCAAGGCTCACTTCTTCCCGGAAGGTGCTGAGCCGAAATACACCAACGAAGTCATCGGCGCCGTCTTCAAGCACCTGCAGGCCAAGATCGTTCGCTGGAACATCCTCGACACCAAGAGCCGCATCGACGGCCGCGATCTCGATACCGTTCGCGCCATCGTTTCGGAAGTCGGCATCCTGCCGCGCACCCATGGTTCGGCCCTGTTCACCCGCGGTGAAACGCAGGCGATCGTCGTTGCCACGCTCGGCACCGGCGAAGACGAACAGTATGTCGATAGCCTGACCGGCATGTACAAGGAAAAGTTCCTTCTGCATTACAACTTCCCGCCCTACTCGGTCGGTGAAACAGGCCGCATGGGCTCCCCGGGCCGCCGCGAAATCGGCCATGGCAAGCTCGCATGGCGCGCGATCCGTCCGATGCTTCCGGCTGCCGACCAGTTCCCCTACACGCTGCGCGTCGTTTCCGAAATCACCGAATCGAACGGCTCTTCCTCGATGGCAACCGTCTGCGGCACCTCGCTTGCCCTGATGGATGCCGGCGTTCCCTTGGCCAAGCCGGTTGCCGGTATCGCCATGGGCCTGATTCTCGAAGGTGAACGCTTCGCCGTTCTCTCCGACATCCTCGGCGACGAAGATCACCTCGGCGACATGGACTTCAAGGTCGCCGGCACTGCCGACGGCATCACCTCGCTGCAGATGGACATCAAGATCGCCGGTATCACCGAAGAGATCATGAAGGTCGCGCTGGAGCAGGCACAGGGTGGCCGCAAGCACATCCTCGGCGAGATGGCCAACGCCATCACCGAAGGCCGTTCGCAGCTCGGCGAATTCGCACCGCGCATCGAAGTGATGAACATCCCGGTCGACAAGATCCGTGAAGTCATCGGTTCGGGCGGCAAGGTCATCCGCGAAATTGTTGAAAAGACCGGCGCCAAGATCAACATCGACGATGACGGCACGATCAAGATCGCTTCGTCCTCCGCCAAGGAAATCGAAGCGGCCCGCAAGTGGATCCACTCGATCGTTGCAGAACCGGAAGTCGGCCAGATCTACGAAGGCACGGTCGTCAAGACCGCCGACTTCGGCGCTTTCGTCAACTTCTTCGGTCCGCGTGATGGCCTCGTGCACATCTCGCAGCTCGCGTCCGATCGTGTTGCCAAGACCTCCGACGTCGTCAAGGAAGGCGACAAGGTCTGGGTCAAGCTGATGGGCTTCGACGAGCGCGGTAAGGTTCGCCTGTCCATGAAGGTTGTCGATCAGGCAACCGGCAAGGAAGTCGCCAAGGGCGAAGGCGAAGCTGCTGAATAA